One segment of Ricinus communis isolate WT05 ecotype wild-type chromosome 8, ASM1957865v1, whole genome shotgun sequence DNA contains the following:
- the LOC8260432 gene encoding ABC transporter B family member 19 — MADSSFEIDSNSYYSGGVSSRNYHHHHSRQRRHSTTPTSLYYASPSITHFTSTDTSRSFTTSRRIRRPLPPPSTPFAADDDRSWQSEVSWQFESSGWQDNRYLGAVFSPWAATVPSSNIRVFRRSANDYYLSHTRSFINPHYDHYYSSYSAVPSSGRLELQSHVARDNNDQSLVVHVKNYNNDSNNNKISGIPRLDDHKKKESVGKFSPLAALDELSVTEYNTAHDEDVDREIGLLSETDQSNVHGGKNTRWLSVSNAYVDVEHGGITQASPGMSHGRKYSHHQHDHHSGKQHMRHHIYDAYQSPSLHSHGAKSDHGYGDTDQNSRSVDDDDGDDDYDEEEDEEEPPRQVGLFGLFKYSTKWDIVLVILGCLGALINGGALPWYSFLFGDFVNKIAKGTDNNTQMMKDVEKICLEMTVLAAIVVVGAYLEITCWRLVGERSAHRIRTMYLRAVLRQDISFYDTEVSTGDVMHGISSDVAQIQEVMGEKMAHFVHQIFTFICGYTVGFLRSWKVSLVVFSVTPLMMFCGMAYKVIYVGLATKEEASYRKAGGIAEQAISSIRTVFSFVAEDNLAEKYADFLFKSVPIGAKVGFAKGAGMGVIYLVTYSTWALAFWYGSILVARGEITGGSAIACFFGVNVGGRGLALSLTYFAQFAQGTVAASRVYEIIDRIPDIDPYGSHGRTLPNVRGRIEFKSVIFSYPSRPDTLILRSLNLVIPSSKTVALVGTSGGGKSTIFALIERFYDPIKGVITLDGHDLKTLQVKWLRDQIGMVGQEPVLFATSILENVMMGKENATEKEAINACIAANAHSFISGLTYGYDTQVGDRGTQLSGGQKQRIALARAIIKDPHILLLDEPTSALDAESESIVQQAIDKISTGRTTIVIAHRLATVRNANIIVVLDHGSVVEIGNHRQLMDKAGAYYDLVKLASEAVSRPTAKEMDTSKETEFSIHGKSVHDPRSKNVEETSRSRHLKFMQMENQEEEEMQEKQKPRKYHLSEIWKLQRPEVVMLLLGFLLGMHAGAILSVFPFLLGLALQIYFDDDNPAKLKRDVGHIALVLVGLGVGCILTMTGQQGLCGWAGTKLTIRVRNLLFRSILKQEPGWFDFEENSTGVLVSRLSIDCISFRSVLGDRLSVLLMGLSSAAVGLGMSFFLEWRLTLLAAALTPFTLGASYLSLIINVGPKLDNSSYAKASNIAAGAVSNIRTVTTFSAQEQIVRSFDRALDEPKKKSVRRSQVLGLTLGFSQGAMYGAYTLTLWFGAYLVKQGKTDFGDVYKIFLILVLSSFSVGQLAGLAPDTTMARTSIPSIFDIIHRQPLIGNDREKGRQIDRSKPLDIEFRKVTFAYPSRPEIMVLRDFYLKVKGGSMVALVGGSGSGKSTVVWLIQRFYDPNQGKVTLGSVDLRDLNLKWLRKQIALVGQEPALFAGSIRENIAFGDPQASWAEIEEAAIEAYIHKFISSLPQGYETQVGESGVQLSGGQKQRIAIARAILKKSRVLLLDEASSALDLESEKHVQEALRNVSKQSTTVVVAHRLSTIREADMIAVMKDGAVIEYGSHDALLNSHLNGVFAGLVRAETEATAFA; from the exons ATGGCTGATTCCTCGTTTGAAATCGACAGCAACTCCTACTACTCTGGTGGCGTCTCCTCAAGAAACTATCATCATCACCATAGCAGGCAAAGAAGGCACAGTACAACACCCACTAGCTTATACTATGCTTCACCTTCGATAACACACTTCACCTCTACTGACACTTCCCGGAGTTTCACTACTTCCCGTAGAATTCGCCGTCCTCTTCCACCACCCTCCACCCCTTTCGCCGCCGATGATGATAGGTCGTGGCAGAGTGAGGTTTCTTGGCAGTTTGAGTCTTCAGGGTGGCAAGATAATCGTTACTTGGGTGCAGTTTTTAGTCCATGGGCAGCTACTGTACCATCTTCAAACATCCGAGTATTTAGAAGATCGGCTAATGACTATTATCTTTCACATACTAGAAGCTTTATAAATCCACATTATGATCATTATTATTCTAGCTACAGTGCAGTGCCTTCTTCTGGTAGGCTCGAGTTGCAGAGTCATGTTGCTAGAGATAACAATGATCAAAGTTTAGTAGTTCATGTTAAGAACTATAACAAcgatagtaataataataaaatttctggGATTCCAAGATTGGATgatcataaaaagaaagaatcagTTGGAAAGTTTAGTCCTTTAGCTGCATTGGATGAACTTAGTGTTACTGAGTATAACACAGCTCATGATGAGGATGTTGACAGAGAGATTGGCTTATTATCTGAGACTGATCAATCTAATGTTCATGGAGGCAAAAATACTCGTTGGCTTTCAGTTTCAAATGCTTATGTGGATGTTGAGCATGGCGGCATTACTCAAGCTAGTCCTGGCATGTCACATGGAAGGAAATATAGTCATCATCAACATGATCACCATTCTGGAAAGCAACATATGAGGCATCATATATATGATGCCTATCAATCGCCCAGCCTTCACTCACATGGCGCTAAATCTGACCATGGATATGGTGACACTGATCAAAATTCGAGGtctgttgatgatgatgatggtgatgatgattATGACGAAGAGGAAGATGAGGAAGAACCACCAAGGCAAGTAGGCCTATTTGGTCTGTTCAAGTATTCAACAAAATGGGATATTGTACTTGTGATTTTGGGGTGTTTAGGAGCTCTCATTAATGGAGGCGCTCTTCCTTggtattcttttctttttggggaTTTCGTGAACAAGATTGCTAAAGGAACAGATAACAATACCCAGATGATGAAAGATGTAGAGAAG ATATGTCTAGAAATGACTGTACTAGCAGCAATTGTTGTGGTTGGAGCTTATTTAG AGATAACTTGTTGGAGATTGGTGGGGGAACGATCAGCTCATCGAATACGGACTATGTACTTAAGAGCAGTGTTAAGGCAAGATATCAGTTTCTATGATACTGAAGTCAGCACAGGTGATGTTATGCATGGAATTTCAAGTGACGTTGCTCAAATCCAAGAAGTCATGGGagaaaag ATGGCGCATTTCGTCCATCAGATATTTACCTTCATCTGCGGATACACTGTTGGGTTCTTAAGGTCATGGAAGGTATCACTAGTAGTATTCTCAGTCACTCCATTGATGATGTTTTGTGGCATGGCTTATAAGGTCATTTATGTTGGTCTAGCTACAAAAGAAGAG GCTTCGTACAGGAAAGCTGGTGGCATTGCTGAGCAAGCTATTAGTTCGATTCGAACTGTATTTTCTTTCGTAGCTGAGGATAATTTGGCTGAGAAATATGCtgattttttgtttaaatcagtgccTATTGGTGCAAAGGTTGGATTTGCCAAGGGTGCAGGAATGGGAGTTATTTACTTGGTAACATACTCAACATGGGCACTAGCCTTTTGGTATGGTTCTATCTTAGTCGCAAGAGGTGAGATCACTGGAGGTTCTGCCATTGCTTGTTTCTTTGGTGTCAATGTAGGAGGCAG GGGATTGGCACTGTCACTGACATATTTTGCTCAATTCGCGCAAGGAACTGTAGCAGCAAGCAGGGTTTATGAAATAATAGACAGAATTCCTGATATAGATCCTTACGGTTCTCATGGCAGGACACTGCCAAATGTTCGCGGAAGGATTGAGTTTAAAagtgttattttttcttaccCATCTCGTCCTGATACATTAATTCTTCGCTCTCTCAATCTAGTCATTCCATCTTCAAAGACTGTAGCATTGGTTGGTACTAGTGGAGGTGGCAAGTCCACCATTTTTGCTCTGATAGAGAGATTTTATGACCCGATAAAGG GAGTGATTACCTTAGATGGTCATGACTTGAAGACACTGCAAGTGAAGTGGCTTAGAGATCAAATAGGTATGGTTGGGCAGGAGCCAGTCCTTTTTGCTACTAGCATACTAGAAAATGTGATGATGGGGAAGGAAAATGCCACCGAAAAAGAAGCAATTAATGCCTGCATTGCCGCCAATGCTCACAGCTTTATATCTGGCCTTACGTATGGCTATGACACTCAG GTTGGAGATAGGGGAACTCAGCTTTCAGGTGGACAGAAGCAGCGCATTGCCCTAGCTCGAGCAATAATTAAGGATCCACATATTCTTCTTTTAGATGAGCCCACCAGCGCCCTGGACGCAGAGTCTGAGTCGATTGTACAGCAAGCCATTGATAAGATCTCTACTGGAAGGACAACTATTGTCATTGCTCATAGGTTAGCAACTGTAAGAAATGCCAACATCATTGTTGTTCTTGATCATGGTTCTGTTGTAGAAATCGGTAATCATCGCCAGCTAATGGATAAGGCTGGAGCTTACTATGACCTTGTCAAGCTTGCCTCTGAAGCAGTTTCAAGACCAACAGCGAAAGAAATGGATACTAGTAAGGAGACAGAGTTTTCCATACATGGAAAATCAGTTCATGATCCAAGATCAAAGAATGTGGAGGAGACATCAAGATCAAGGCACTTAAAATTTATGCAAATGGAGAACCAAGAAGAGGAGGAAATGCAAGAAAAGCAAAAGCCAAGAAAGTATCACCTATCAGAGATATGGAAACTCCAAAGACCAGAAGTTGTCATGCTTCTTTTAGGGTTCCTTCTGGGTATGCATGCAGGTGCAATTCTCTCTGTCTTTCCTTTCCTTCTAGGACTAGCTCTTCAAATCTactttgatgatgataatcCAGCAAAACTGAAGAGAGATGTTGGACACATCGCTTTAGTACTTGTAGGTCTTGGAGTAGGTTGCATTCTTACGATGACAGGCCAGCAAGGTTTATGTGGATGGGCAGGAACTAAACTAACAATAAGAGTAAGGAACCTCTTGTTTCGATCTATACTAAAACAAGAACCGGGCTGGTTTGACTTTGAAGAAAATTCAACAGGAGTACTTGTTTCAAGGCTATCGATTGATTGTATCAGTTTCAGATCAGTTCTTGGTGATAGATTGTCAGTCTTGTTAATGGGTTTAAGTTCAGCTGCTGTTGGTCTTGGTAtgtcatttttcttagaatGGAGATTAACCCTTTTGGCTGCTGCTTTAACTCCATTCACTCTTGGTGCTAGTTACTTGAGTTTGATTATAAATGTTGGACCAAAGCTAGATAATAGCTCTTATGCTAAAGCTAGCAACATCGCTGCAGGTGCTGTTTCAAATATCAGAACAGTAACAACGTTTTCTGCTCAGGAACAGATTGTCAGATCCTTTGACAGAGCCCTAGATGAGCCTAAGAAGAAATCAGTAAGAAGATCACAAGTTTTAGGCTTAACACTTGGTTTCTCTCAAGGAGCAATGTATGGTGCGTACACATTAACCCTTTGGTTTGGTGCATACCTTGTAAAGCAAGGGAAGACTGATTTTGGTGATGTATATAAAATCTTCCTCATTCTTGTTTTAAGTTCATTTTCTGTTGGACAACTAGCTGGCCTAGCACCAGATACTACCATGGCCAGGACATCAATTCCTTctatttttgatataattcATCGCCAGCCACTGATAGGAAATGATCGAGAAAAGGGTAGACAGATCGATAGATCAAAACCATTGGATATCGAGTTCAGGAAGGTAACATTTGCATATCCATCTAGACCTGAGATCATGGTATTAAGGGATTTTTATTTGAAGGTAAAAGGTGGAAGCATGGTGGCATTGGTGGGCGGAAGTGGATCAGGGAAATCAACTGTGGTTTGGTTGATACAAAGGTTTTACGATCCTAATCAAGGGAAGGTGACATTAGGAAGTGTGGACCTGAGGGATCTTAATCTCAAGTGGTTAAGGAAGCAAATAGCTTTAGTGGGTCAAGAACCTGCACTATTTGCTGGAAGTATAAGAGAAAATATTGCATTTGGAGACCCTCAAGCTTCATGGGCTGAGATTGAAGAGGCTGCAATAGAAGCTTATATTCATAAGTTCATCAGCAGCCTTCCTCAAGGCTATGAAACTCAG GTTGGTGAGAGTGGAGTTCAACTATCAGGTGGGCAGAAACAGAGAATAGCAATAGCAAGGGCAATATTGAAGAAATCAAGAGTTTTACTTCTAGATGAAGCAAGTAGCGCATTGGACTTGGAATCAGAGAAACATGTCCAAGAAGCACTAAGAAATGTCTCAAAGCAATCAACAACTGTTGTAGTAGCTCACAGGCTGTCTACAATCAGAGAAGCTGATATGATTGCTGTAATGAAAGATGGTGCAGTTATTGAGTATGGTAGTCACGATGCCCTCTTGAATTCCCATCTCAATGGTGTCTTTGCTGGCCTGGTTAGAGCTGAAACTGAAGCTACAGCATTTGCTTGA
- the LOC8260433 gene encoding LOW QUALITY PROTEIN: uncharacterized protein LOC8260433 (The sequence of the model RefSeq protein was modified relative to this genomic sequence to represent the inferred CDS: inserted 1 base in 1 codon): MASLTPGVLLKLLQSMNSNIKVRGEYRSVLLQVISIVPALTGSELWPNQGFFVKVSDSSHSTYVSLSREDNELILNNKLQLGQFFYVDRIEAGTPVPILVGVRPLPGRNPFVGNPKDLMQMVVPSEGPVPFDDKGVNGSKLRELIEGKEENSRQKIVIKEEKAVVASRYMQGVLTSSPKWSGSDSNGGGKSNETESNGSGNKKPGLAKGRQQENKGQARPTTPIRNHPXSLSSKSEVAVSNVKEAPMLSRSKSAKSSLNKQETTNLNSLSSNADKNFLPETSSWASLPPSLLKPGKGMLRRRYLASLVAAEAQKEASTAALLIKCLNMFADLRSSASLENPHLSLTKFFALQQLIDQPNVTTPLKDKSLQLSTHCFIADTERTSKRTGLSHAKSTLKTPKSSIESSSTEKLEWAKGDGAKEIKELREAVLNETRTWFLKFLEGALEVGFRVAIQEKKGKHSAGRRMEPENNHIAVTLSQLKHANEWLDKLRNNLNLENNNGLVETIDRLKQKVYACLLAHVDSAASALENRSDRG, from the exons ATGGCATCTCTTACACCGGGAGTGTTGCTAAAGCTTCTTCAGAGTATGAATTCCAATATAAAGGTCCGAGGAGAGTATCGATCTGTTCTGCTACAAGTAATCAGCATCGTGCCTGCCTTGACTGGCTCAGAATTATGGCCTAATCAAGGTTTTTTTGTAAAAGTATCTGATTCTTCGCATTCAACCTATGTTTCATTATCAAGGGAAGATAATGAGCTAATATTGAATAACAAGTTGCAGCTTGGGCAGTTCTTCTATGTTGATAGAATAGAAGCTGGAACTCCAGTTCCAATTCTAGTTGGTGTCAGACCACTTCCAGGACGAAATCCTTTCGTGGGAAATCCCAAGGACTTGATGCAAATGGTGGTGCCATCTGAGGGTCCTGTGCCATTTGATGATAAAGGAGTTAATGGTTCAAAACTGAGGGAATTAATTGAAGGGAAAGAGGAGAATTCAAGGCAGAAAATTGTTATCAAGGAGGAAAAGGCTGTTGTTGCTTCTAGATATATGCAGGGTGTTTTGACATCAAGTCCTAAATGGAGCGGATCGGATTCGAATGGAGGCGGAAAGAGTAATGAGACAGAGAGCAACGGATCAGGTAATAAGAAGCCTGGATTAGCGAAAGGCagacaacaagaaaacaaaggtCAG GCACGTCCAACTACTCCTATCAGAAATCATC AATCACTTTCATCAAAGTCAGAGGTTGCCGTTTCCAATGTCAAGGAGGCTCCAATGCTTTCGAGGAGCAAATCTGCAAAATCTTCATTAAATAAACAGGAAACCACAAACTTGAATTCTCTGTCTAGCAATGCAGATAAGAACTTTTTGCCTGAGACATCATCGTGGGCCTCTCTGCCTCCAAGCCTCTTGAAGCCCGGAAAG GGAATGCTTAGAAGGAGATATTTAGCTTCTCTGGTTGCAGCAGAAGCTCAGAAAGAAGCATCTACTGCTGCCTTACTTATCAAGTGCCTCAA TATGTTTGCGGATCTTCGCTCCTCTGCCTCACTAGAGAACCCCCACCTCTCTCTCACCAAGTTCTTCGCACTGCAACAGCTCATCGACCAACCGAATGTAACAACCCCATTAAAGGATAAATCACTTCAATTATCAACTCACTGTTTTATTGCAGACACAGAAAGAACTAGCAAAAGAACAGGTCTTAGTCATGCTAAGAGTACATTGAAGACTCCCAAGTCTTCAATAGAGTCAAGTTCAACTGAGAAGCTGGAGTGGGCTAAAGGAGATGGtgcaaaagaaatcaaagaactAAGGGAGGCTGTCTTGAATGAAACCAGAACTTGGTTCTTGAAATTCTTGGAAGGAGCCTTGGAGGTCGGGTTTCGTGTTGCTATCCAAGAGAAGAAGGGTAAACACAGTGCTGGGCGACGCATGGAGccagaaaacaaccacattgCTGTTACATTGTCACAGCTCAAGCATGCAAATGAGTGGTTAGATAAGCTAAGAAACAACTTGaacttagaaaataataatggaTTAGTGGAGACTATTGATCGATTGAAGCAAAAGGTTTATGCTTGTTTGCTTGCTCATGTGGATTCAGCTGCATCAGCTCTAGAGAATCGATCAGATCGAGGTTGA
- the LOC8260434 gene encoding uncharacterized protein LOC8260434: MNRGPPHATGGYSAPRRGQSSRSAGHRNPHITGGDGAFSDDSIYNRGGLARGGRGSAHYQSSPASFHRRSTYRPTPVFEYRVKKPSRDESCQTEQVHQDQSAFNDIGSRPKQSESSDSAPESDSSLLPACLSSHGTPLDVSKMRVEQALVKRVGKANIICLQNVSQPPLHSGAKDQSLQEHFSKRTEPTGDSGSSENQPVIEPFDICLPKNRPFVVLKSTLFDINRGKRNEIKHASEKQGKILEPGMVLLKGFLSIDDQVRIVNKCRNLGLGPGGFYQPGYRGGAKLRLKMMCLGRNWDPDTSSYEELRSIDGAAAPIIPDEFCELVKKAMKDSIALSQRNNKATSAEDILPGMTPDICVVNFYSTSGRLGLHQDKDESEGSLRKGLPVVSFSIGDAGEFLYGDTRDEKDAKKVLLESGDVLIFGGKSRHIFHGVRSVHINTAPKSLLEESDLRAGRLNLTFRQY, translated from the exons ATGAATCGTGGGCCACCTCATGCCACCGGCGGTTATTCTGCACCCAGAAGAGGGCAATCGTCTCGTTCCGCCGGTCATCGCAACCCACAT ATAACTGGTGGAGATGGGGCTTTCTCTGATGACTCCATCTACAATAGGGGTGGATTAGCACGTGGCGGAAGAGGATCTGCGCACTACCAGTCTTCGCCTGCTAGCTTTCACAGGCGTTCTACTTATAGACCCACCCCAGTTTTTGAGTATCGGGTGAAGAAGCCATCGAGAGATGAATCGTGTCAAACAGAACAAGTCCACCAGGATCAAAGTGCTTTTAATGACATTGGTAGCAGGCCAAAACAATCCGAGTCTTCAGATTCTGCCCCTGAGAGTGATTCTTCGTTGTTGCCTGCTTGTTTGAGTTCTCATGGTACCCCACTTGATGTCTCAAAAATGCGGGTTGAACAAGCACTTGTAAAGAGAGTGGGCAAAGCAAATATTATCTGCCTGCAGAATGTGTCTCAGCCACCCTTGCACTCTGGTGCTAAAGACCAATCATTGCAAGAACATTTTTCAAAAAGGACTGAACCTACTGGGGATTCAGGAAGTTCAGAGAATCAGCCAGTCATTGAGCCTTTTGACATTTGTCTGCCCAAGAATCGACCTTTTGTAGTACTAAAATCTACTCTGTTTGACATAAATAGGGGAAAACGCAATGAGATCAAGCACGCTTCTGAAAAACAGGGAAAAATATTGGAACCAGGGATGGTTCTTCTGAAAGGTTTCTTGTCCATAGATGATCAG GTtagaatagtaaataaatgccGAAACCTTGGGTTGGGTCCTGGCGGCTTCTACCAACCCGGTTACCGTGGCGGTGCAAAATTGCGTCTGAAAATGATGTGCCTTGGTAGGAATTGGGACCCGGATACAAGTTCTTATGAAGAACTTCGATCAATTGATGGTGCTGCAGCGCCCATTATTCCTGATGAATTTTGTGAGTTGGTTAAGAAAGCTATGAAGGATTCCATCGCTCTTTCgcaaagaaataataaagcaACCAGTGCAGAAGATATTCTTCCAGGGATGACACCCGACATCTGTGTTGTAAATTTTTACTCAACAAGTGGGCGGCTTGGTCTCCATCAG GATAAAGATGAAAGTGAAGGAAGTCTTAGAAAAGGATTACCTGTGGTTTCTTTTTCGATTGGAGATGCAGGAGAATTTCTCTATGGTGATACTAGAGATGAAAAGGATGCTAAGAAGGTTTTACTGGAGTCAGGAGATGTTCTAATATTTGGTGGGAAGTCTAGACATATATTTCACGGTGTGCGTTCAGTTCATATTAACACTGCACCGAAGTCTCTACTTGAAGAATCAGATCTTCGTGCAGGGCGTCTAAATCTGACTTTCAGACAGTATTGA